In one Nicotiana tomentosiformis chromosome 6, ASM39032v3, whole genome shotgun sequence genomic region, the following are encoded:
- the LOC117281176 gene encoding FHA domain-containing protein PS1: MAENQESLEKPNLQTELEKKIPLFTVLKNGAILKNIFLLDNPPPITTASIEETKPDFEEILLVVGRHPDCNIVLEHPSISRFHLRVHSNPSTHSLSVIDLSSVHGTWISGNKIEPRAAKKRAILQPVMDSILSMLMLESNRQTPTLLEARMKGNVATRGMKPYQIPNPSQYDSHMDCERSE, from the exons ATGGCAGAGAATCAAGAATCTTTGGAAAAACCCAATTTACAGACTGAATTAGAGAAGAAGATTCCACTGTTTACAGTGCTAAAGAATGGAGCCATCCTCAAAAACATCTTTCTTCTTGATAATCCCCCACCTATAACCACAGCTTCTATTGAAGAAACGAAACCAGATTTTGAAGAGATTTTGTTGGTGGTTGGACGACATCCAGATTGTAACATAGTCTTGGAACACCCAAGCATCAGCAGATTCCACCTCCGCGTTCATTCTAATCCCTCTACTCACTCCCTCTCTGTTATTGATCTGTCTTCTG TCCATGGGACATGGATTTCTGGTAACAAGATTGAACCAAGGGCAGCCAAGAAGAGAGCAATATTGCAACCAGTAATGGATTCAATCCTCTCAATGTTAATGTTAGAATCCAATCGACAAACTCCAACTCTACTGGAAGCAAGGATGAAGGGCAATGTAGCTACAAGGGGTATGAAGCCTTATCAAATTCCCAATCCATCCCAGTATGATAGTCACATGGATTGTGAGAGGAGTGAATAA